The Calliphora vicina chromosome 3, idCalVici1.1, whole genome shotgun sequence genome contains a region encoding:
- the BHD gene encoding folliculin, whose amino-acid sequence MNAVISLCHFCEAHGPSAIFSTQTLRDTKLDELYSAAALQTSNSVAGKQCAACNSIGQTNGLYSKDNESGATFLSTQQSALPEVATLVKQAAVRSLSCEINHNKDGGFVFFGDTSRGHVLSHTFHVSDLQARGFYQLFSIIILMKDKYFLLNTKPFLAEHLRKISSELQNGAKRIRDEEELKGSTRQRRLSGSQPLVQTPRSLIELTGEENVFAILHSHFSWLLLAGSRFLTEHVTFGNLPWLPPQSSSHPPQQRLTYNITTLPMIQKYETLDDAEEFYSLRYIKQVVRKAEFASICYCALTGIKIIVRGDPARTFHFMMCLKKLLPEQMHTLIRVDAQHQHSISADYKIISISNEIAVPMASSSVFRIDFLEESLGNNVCIKWPGSVPTKLPDLLVKLLKAVDETRFTELVLNRHTKVLVEEWKNKVICLNHAKSTNGQAKLKRVLGVQPQDQPLLNYWSAHLH is encoded by the exons ATGAATGCCGTTATTTCATTGTGTCATTTTTGTGAGGCTCACGGTCCTTCGGCTATTTTTAGTACACAAACCCTTAGAGACACAAAGTTGGATGAACTATATTCAGCGGCAGCTTTGCAAACCTCGAATAGTGTAGCAGGCAAACAATGTGCTGCCTGTAACTCAATCGGACAAACAAACGGACTGTATAGCAAAGATAATGAAAGTGGAGCAACTTTTCTAAGTACTCAACAGTCGGCGCTGCCAGAAGTGGCAACGTTGGTAAAACAGGCAGCAGTGCGTAGTTTAAGTTGCGAAATAAATCACAACAAAGATGGTGGTTTTGTATTTTTCGGAGACACTTCAAGGGGTCATGTTTTAAGTCACACATTTCATGTTAGTGATTTGCAG GCTCGAGGTTTTTATCAATTATTTTCCATAATAATTCTTATGAAAGATAAATACTTTTTACTTAATACCAAGCCGTTCTTAGCAGAACATTTACGTAAAATATCGTCGGAGTTGCAGAATGGAGCGAAACGCATCAGAGATGAAGAGGAATTGAAGGGTTCTACGCGCCAAAGAAGGCTATCCGGTTCACAGCCTTTAGTACAAACGCCCAGGTCACTAATAGAACTAACAGGAGAAGAAAACGTATTTGCCATTTTGCACTCACATTTCTCTTGGCTTTTGTTGGCTGGATCAAGATTCTTAACAGAACATGTAACATTTGGTAATCTTCCTTGGCTGCCGCCGCAAAGTAGCAGTCATCCACCGCAACAAAGACTCACATATAACATAACTACACTGCCAATGATACAGAAATACGAGACACTTGATGATGCAGAAGAATTTTATTCTCTAAGGTATATCAAACAGGTGGTTAGAAAGGCAGAGTTTGCATCCATATGCTATTGTGCTTTAACCGGTATTAAG ATTATTGTACGTGGAGATCCAGCACGTACTTTTCATTTTATGATGTGTCTTAAGAAGCTTTTGCCCGAACAAATGCACACTCTTATAAGGGTAGATGCACAGCATCAACATTCCATTAGTGCTGATTATAAAATTATCTCAATATCGAATGAAATCGCCGTACCCATGGCTAGTTCATCTGTTTTTCGAATAGATTTTTTGGAAGAATCTCTGGGTAACAACGTTTGCATAAAATGGCCAGGATCAGTACCAACAAAAC tGCCCGATTTATTGGTGAAATTGTTAAAAGCTGTTGATGAAACTCGCTTCACAGAGTTGGTTTTAAATCGACATACCAAAGTCTTGGTAGAGGAATGGAAAAA CAAAGTAATATGTCTAAATCATGCCAAATCAACCAATGGACAGGCCAAATTAAAGCGAGTATTAGGTGTCCAGCCTCAGGATCAACCATTACTAAACTATTGGAGTGCACACTTGCACtag
- the LOC135954102 gene encoding uncharacterized protein LOC135954102 translates to MGRICPILHHPLNDGVLIDDDAIIHFIHKRNVDFLRTELVCRSCKHEVTKLYNKKLKKARKLHELRKTRLHDGSLSTFKTSDVSSAVSVTFDSGRTSSIERNNHSINSGKFMNTTPGNVISENQQNSATTSDRSLENGRESIVSITSSSFEQNNHSGHSAKVIAKPISLTSDSSSQESDVVRRHSQHPSTSKGTTTTSQPAVNSNKRPISAIIDSDDESLSLNAVNGMRLPHIQPLPPKRKPVTSNSLARDIMDEYIKDVTGG, encoded by the exons ATGGGCAGGATTTGTCCCATACTACATCATCCTCTTAATGATGGAGTTTTAATCGATGATGATGCtataatacattttatacataaaagGAATGTAGATTTTCTACGAACTGAACTTGTGTGCCGGTCATGTAAACATGAAGTTACGaaattatacaataaaaaattaaaaaaagcacgCAAATTGCATGAATTGCGTAAAACCCGTTTACACGACGGCTCACTATCCACATTTAAAACAAGTGATGTGTCGTCTGCTGTGTCGGTAACATTCGACAGTGGCAGAACAAGTTCCATTGAGCGAAATAACCATAGTATAAATTCTGGTAAATTTATGAACACAACACCAGGCAATGTCATTTCT GAGAATCAACAAAATTCAGCGACTACATCCGACCGTTCCCTAGAAAATGGTAGAGAGAGCATTGTTAGTATAACATCAAGTAGCTTTGAGCAAAATAACCACAGTGGACATTCAGCCAAAGTTATTGCCAAACCAATATCTCTTACATCAGACTCTTCGAGCCAAGAGTCTGATGTAGTTAGAAGACATTCGCAACATCCTTCAACAAGCAAAGGGACGACTACTACTTCTCAGCCCGCTGTAAACTCTAATAAACGTCCCATATCCGCTATTATTGATAGTGATGACGAAAGCCTTAGTTTAAATGCTGTTAATGGTATGCGTCTACCTCATATACAGCCTCTTCCACCCAAACGCAAACCAGTTACTTCAAATTCTTTGGCACGAGATATTATGGATGAATACATAAAGGACGTTACCGGAGGTTGA
- the RpL18 gene encoding large ribosomal subunit protein eL18 — translation MGIDISHKYDRKVRRTEPKSQDVYLRLLVKLYRFLQRRTNKKFNRIVLKRLFMSKTNRPPMSLQRVSRFFKVAKQPDSTIVIVGTVTDDVRLLTVPKMSVCALHVTQTARERILKAGGEVITFDQLALKSPTGKNCLLLQGKRTARTACKHFGKAPGVPHSHTRPYVRSKGRKFERARGRRSSCGYKK, via the exons ATG GGTATTGATATTAGCCACAAATACGATCGTAAGGTTCGCAGAACTGAGCCTAAATCCCAAGATGTTTACTTGCGTCTTTTGGTCAAG ttgtacCGTTTCCTTCAACGCCGTaccaacaaaaaattcaacCGCATCGTGTTGAAACGTTTGTTTATGAGCAAGACCAACAGGCCACCCATGTCATTGCAACGTGTGAGCCGTTTCTTCAAAGTCGCCAAGCAACCCGATTCCACCATTGTTATTGTTGGCACCGTCACCGATGACGTTCGTCTATTGACCGTCCCCAAAATGAGCGTCTGTGCTTTGCACGTCACCCAAACCGCTCGGGAACGCATCTTGAAGGCTGGTGGTGAAGTTATTACTTTCGATCAATTGGCCCTAAAGTCACCCACTGGCAAGAACTGTTTGTTGTTGCAAGGTAAGCGTACCGCACGTACTGCCTGCAAACACTTCGGCAAAGCTCCCGGTGTACCTCACTCTCACACTCGCCCCTATGTACGCTCCAAGGGACGTAAATTTGAACGTGCCCGTGGTCGTCGTTCAAGCTGTGGTTACAAGAagtaa
- the l(3)73Ah gene encoding polycomb group RING finger protein 3 — protein sequence MERRVKLKSINPHITCKICGGYFIDATTVTECLHTFCKSCLVKHLEEKKTCPTCENVIHQSHPLQYISFDRTMQDIVYKLVPNLQEDEMRRERDFYKSRNMACPKDLPQNHDDDNEKVMEAHAESDFHRLDEQVNVCLECMSNNFKSLQRRFIRCSSQATITHLKKLVAKKILNGIDKYREIDILCNEELLGKDHTLKFVYVTRWRFREPPLRLQFRPRVEI from the exons ATGGAGAGAAGAGTTAAATTGAAATCTATTAATCCTCACATAACATGTAAAATATGTGGAGGATATTTCATTGATGCCACCACAGTTACAGAATGTTTACATACCT tTTGTAAAAGTTGTTTGGTTAAACATCTGGAAGAGAAGAAGACCTGTCCTACCTGCGAAAATGTTATACATCAATCTCACCCGCTTCAGTATATTAGCTTTGATCGGACAATGCAAgatattgtttacaaattagTGCCAAATCTGCAAGAAG ATGAAATGCGTAGAGAGCGTGATTTTTACAAAAGTCGTAATATGGCCTGTCCAAAAGATTTACCACAAAATCATGATGACGACAATGAAAAGGTTATGGAAGCCCATGCTGAATCAGATTTCCATAGATTGGACGAACAAGTGAATGTATGTTTGGAATGCATGagtaacaattttaaaagtcTGCAGAGACGTTTTATACGCTGCAGTTCTCAGGCAACGATTACGCACCTGAAAAAGTTGGTGGCAAAAAAGATATTAAATGGCATTGACAAATATAGAGAG ATTGACATATTGTGCAATGAGGAATTGTTGGGCAAGGATCatacattaaaatttgtttatgttacCCGTTGGCGTTTTCGAGAACCTCCTTTACGTTTGCAGTTTCGTCCTAGAGTagaaatttag
- the Use1 gene encoding vesicle transport protein USE1 encodes MATKLNVNIRTLLANCEELAKEEVNFWRLKKFIKSLDTMIVELKNMEDSYSSEKIPDYTKRLQDLKAITNYIDSPPPANRLRSTRIRGGASEAGDDALKEMNQLQSSKQYADLRKELLQDDSLRRRKPLEEGASGEQSEAVKYIRENQEMITEHMLSLTRNLREQTETANRIIKKDTEMVSRSAGMADRNIGALNKETEKLEDHSRNAWKCWMWLMIVFVIGTFIAMVLFMKIVKKKKY; translated from the exons ATGGCCACTAAGCTAAATGTTAATATACGTACATTATTAGCCAATTGTGAAGAACTGGCTAAGGAAGAAGTGAATTTTTGGCGTTTGAAGAAATTTATCAAGTCATTGGATACTATGATCGTGGAACTTAAAAATATGGAAGA ttcATACAGCAGCGAAAAAATTCCTGATTATACAAAAAGACTGCAAGATTTAAAGGCAATTACCAATTATATAGACAGTCCACCACCAGCCAACCGCTTAAGGTCAACTAGGATAAGAGGTGGAGCCTCTGAGGCAGGAGATGATGCTCTTAAAGAAATGAACCAACTGCAATCATCAAAGCAGTATGCAGATTTACGTAAAGAATTATTACAAGATGATTCACTGAGGAGACGCAAACCCTTAGAAGAAGGTGCCAGTGGCGAGCAAAGTGAAGCTGTTAAATATATAAGAGAAAACCAGGAAATGATTACCGAGCACATGTTGTCCTTAACGAGAAATCTCAGGGAACAGACGGAAACTGCAAATAGAATTATTAAGAAAGATACCGAAATGGTATCACGTTCTGCTGGGATGGCAGATCGTAATATTGGTGCCCTAAACAAAGAAACTGAAAAATTAGAGGACCATTCTCGTAATGCATGGAAATGTTGGATGTGGCTGATGATAGTATTTGTAATAGGGACATTTATAGCAAtggttttatttatgaaaatagtaaaaaagaagaaatattaA